AACTGCCTTACAGAGTCTTATCAGACGGCCACTGGATAAACGCTGACTTTTTTACGGGTTTTGTCAAGCCGCTCAAAACGAACCACGCCATCTGCCTTGGCAAACAGGGTGTCATCCTTACCGCGCCCGACATTGTTCCCGGGATGGATCTTAGTTCCCCGCTGCCGCACGAGAATATTGCCGGCGATCACCGCTTCGCCGCCGTAGCGTTTCACTCCAAGCCTTTTACCTATGCTATCGCGACCGTTACTGGTACTGCCGCCGCCTTTCTTATGAGCCATTTCAATCTCCCTGTTAAGCGCTGACCTCGGTTATCCGCAACTGGGTCAATTCCTGACGATGTCCCTGACGCTTACGGCTGCCTTTGCGACGTTTGGATTTAAACACCAGAATCTTATCTCCCCGTTTTTGGGAAACAATCTCGCCTTTGACTAGAACTCCTTCAAGCAGAGGAGTGCCAACCTTGACCTCAGAGTCATCAATCAGGCTCAAAACCTCCGCAAACTCAACCGTATCGCCAGCTTCGCCGGCAACTCTTTCGATCTCAATCAAATCCCCGGAAGCAACCCTGTATTGTTTCCCTCCGGTACGCAAAACGGCATACATTACCCGTTACTCCTCCA
The sequence above is drawn from the Pseudomonadota bacterium genome and encodes:
- a CDS encoding 50S ribosomal protein L27 translates to MAHKKGGGSTSNGRDSIGKRLGVKRYGGEAVIAGNILVRQRGTKIHPGNNVGRGKDDTLFAKADGVVRFERLDKTRKKVSVYPVAV
- the rplU gene encoding 50S ribosomal protein L21; protein product: MYAVLRTGGKQYRVASGDLIEIERVAGEAGDTVEFAEVLSLIDDSEVKVGTPLLEGVLVKGEIVSQKRGDKILVFKSKRRKGSRKRQGHRQELTQLRITEVSA